A stretch of the Archangium violaceum genome encodes the following:
- a CDS encoding 6-phosphofructokinase: MKVAVLTGGGDCPGLNAVIRAVVRRATAHGFEMMGLRDGWKGLLEDNHFRLTRETTSGILHRGGTILGTSRVNPFKVENGLEKVKRAMERNDIHAVIAIGGEGTLSAATRMSQEGLRIVGVPKTIDNDLNGTDFTFGFDTAVAIATEAIDRLHSTAESHKRVIVCEVMGRHVGWIATYAGMAGGADVILVPEVPADLVRVAEHIKHRHSTGRSFSIVVVAEGTRIKLSHEGQEQLVTSGALDEAGRPRLGGVGSIVAHEIEQRTGYETRVSVLGHIQRGGAPTAHDRVLATRFGVHACDMVARGEFGKMAALRGNEIVSVDLAEATRELKKVPQEFFEVAQVFFG, from the coding sequence ATGAAAGTCGCCGTTCTCACTGGCGGGGGCGATTGCCCCGGCCTCAACGCGGTCATCCGCGCCGTTGTCCGTCGAGCCACCGCCCATGGTTTCGAGATGATGGGCCTGCGTGATGGATGGAAGGGTCTCCTCGAGGACAACCACTTCCGCCTCACGCGCGAAACCACCTCCGGCATCCTCCACCGCGGAGGAACCATCCTGGGCACTTCTCGCGTCAACCCGTTCAAGGTCGAGAACGGGTTGGAGAAGGTCAAGCGCGCCATGGAGCGCAACGACATCCACGCCGTCATCGCCATTGGCGGCGAGGGCACGCTCTCCGCGGCCACGCGCATGTCCCAGGAGGGGCTGCGCATCGTGGGTGTGCCGAAGACGATCGACAACGATCTCAACGGCACGGACTTCACCTTCGGCTTCGACACCGCGGTGGCCATCGCCACCGAGGCCATCGACCGGCTGCACTCCACCGCCGAGTCCCACAAGCGCGTCATCGTGTGCGAGGTGATGGGGCGGCACGTGGGGTGGATCGCCACCTACGCGGGCATGGCCGGCGGCGCCGACGTGATCCTGGTCCCCGAGGTCCCCGCGGACCTGGTGCGTGTCGCCGAGCACATCAAGCACCGGCACTCCACCGGGCGCTCCTTCTCCATCGTGGTGGTGGCCGAGGGCACGCGCATCAAGCTGTCGCACGAGGGGCAGGAGCAGCTCGTCACCTCGGGCGCGCTGGACGAGGCGGGCCGGCCGCGCCTGGGTGGCGTGGGCAGCATCGTGGCGCATGAGATCGAGCAGCGCACGGGCTACGAGACGCGCGTGTCGGTGCTGGGTCACATCCAGCGCGGCGGCGCGCCCACCGCGCATGATCGCGTGCTGGCCACGCGCTTCGGCGTCCACGCGTGCGACATGGTGGCCCGGGGCGAGTTCGGCAAGATGGCCGCGCTGCGGGGCAATGAGATCGTGAGCGTGGACCTGGCCGAGGCCACCCGGGAGCTCAAGAAGGTTCCCCAGGAGTTCTTCGAGGTCGCCCAGGTCTTCTTCGGCTAG